In Drosophila subpulchrella strain 33 F10 #4 breed RU33 chromosome 3R, RU_Dsub_v1.1 Primary Assembly, whole genome shotgun sequence, the following are encoded in one genomic region:
- the LOC119546280 gene encoding protein unc-80 homolog isoform X14: MVTTNAAGTGTAATTSNTTNNNNLQTNNNSHGANNNNDDFDFDQDSGLQDLGLPVSVQTFLWRQIAPFIRPKLGKLHESTCLFCQHAPGHHESKEACKSFEKVLVQNIQFGLSPPLTKGLGVIPRWRLLQGALPHVMHACAALLYNRVKDMQAIGPVETKLLYTMQWILLYAAEECADDEGGEDLALGDAAEPKSKSIDQYLFSVPTITLFVYLFAPIIHHLKESDFQNFRLENGIKLWQGMWDNRAPGAPCFTAPVKPKARNLLCAPTPKGSTDVFPTRKHSLSADAMSPKADSPQSGISDYGRQDDEGSWVSSPKEFAFPETIPEEASSVEDERVVIFRLPSAPQLMDNSFFTADASLLQQQQSQSRRGSRQSMNSRDKDKVPSTKFEFDQQELMRGASMKEKRSASIEKETDSDKSESIKADVSAATFLDVAVLRCLFISHWQEEGIFWSLQYLYNRLSDIGEEAAITLNQPRKRSNSLPIPQIEISLYQGPGSNSRDSPGSSVVKDYIEIPDPSPTVTACVAEEPHSAPSTTERRGSEKKKRVKMADLRAFVETKMFSKSEKNLEKEYHRSLDTGEKKLSRSASMISREPASNLIKGKSMPSLSCLLDSGFYRYVEPPKAPRPSQATCPRSTAFYPRNPIITVTEHTPTPSPDYMKRQGSIDSHLDALSNGGSIAGVGGNGGGNGSTGMGSTTTRYRGQMLRSHTDSHIDYTGVDESEAPGSSFYITRDGGIDYEIILLAISNVFKRDPAQVCSLRVLEAGLNICELLIEMGVLKLGEHAHEISMSITRRALQVLGCPHGCNDGVRGPPADFLRNQCQKILSRMLRQAGQRTKRFMQEMVKTSPLPELIDYFHAFLAFCVDPSSLLSPLTHKRQSGFKNANTDIGGVPGQGGYSTNFSGGMSGGAEAQVVGAVFKPLVSRFVEASKDLKGPENIALYGDIRQLVTYVKGAHGGPFRLVALSGILAVTPRPHKKGPSAQTTRVIRHIPQANVSQSLQNDDNRSQRRLLLKKRSTSSACAVSLLETEACEEHYKTSQSPLSNFRRRTTGVRPTLTPRHSERALLSDSTSSSERNSLGRLSGLVRWFRGTPKEASSIDLEIGSLNPEISSTFMRHASLKIQRGRSSDGIGRSIQRAKRRVERRLNRFGGIVKGKKKVGGIEETADFSRRSSSDMCDGPRESEVVILKERKLVPTEPVRVGMLRLSFLLETCAPGSFPDPQLVAAVLDLPQAPLVARATFLLECAHFVHLCNKGQWPAWMKQNVGSYRASGANININQMKQQVSQTSARRTHILQRAAGKMFHQWAEMVGARLEEILFTERLQYEAVNASLTDPEKQRELLQQDEEEDFLDETSVNPHGNDCPHSLKLIACVLLFEITAFLRDTYLMLPKTSKLIHRDKPAPWEKVYREANRRWSMALSSMGHSQTSAQSLQSIAAGNDGAGQSERKISFVLHEPDNESENSSNTTLTKEGEEARRPTASAVRPFLLRRGTATTTGGSFKRRSLKLRRNTKDSKDIETDFNMQSRRKVSSLSDRSDTSEQGMISGGEESPGILSDDQQPESPTDSNENDDTAKNMPWLKAIIDLMSSYNYYCTHKGYCHPFCYKRHMRSCTRLVKAARKVYGEEFGFTFDADHPNVEPTIITSGKPHTSRARSTRKVSEQSSTQTSPSKRKDSLSRKDRISDDPDLEMAEKLAKAFRQEKEKKMQEEPPILKFIRIHIRNLFHFPLATLLKGAVVLTEEMVIEAMPAAWELLLETNHDTATSSAAVFLMGSVKAQNFAFDIMQRALKHKDPDIRIGAIQRYLVLWKCRFHVWPRMEENAHDVTFKVPPGGIEFTLPSPKIGIESLPVVDPPWMPVQQTKDMDVTLNQDRHRSLVTATKSRKMQQTEAIRNALRQQRDKQRAERHSFLITMIPISQQASHEPGMEKLEDHEIEEDLDGTRMSSHLHHAHSLFPSVLCSSVMQIVGCLDDAAIGSDGNAVYEIAYQVIWVCLVEESALFLRYVFERLTRDRQDQMFKLLRHLIRFVPRLPQQAAFALYNSIIGYIMFYVRSSNELKQELVGSALSVLWMVVHSVHGIMFKDLKQILRKEQCDASILLTANVPAAKKIVVHGPADDDYNIPSQFPVQEDTLFCQLLKEALDYYPIDEKNTSHYCLVDYKSSKILNPNWYIRDLYFFKRSQYPEVRLMLMRPEESFLALQKQELTKKFVEIGKVHLTWAILKNVDMVVQRVVFLHEELMKLPSFPRKALEVDLDLHHGGEYGKVLLGLDVLHKFMWVRLIARMFEAMAGNFAYSADIQLFLNVLSGASILHAEDSCIMRYVMATFINAAFNFKNIFSTNGYFMIMPTLLQVYSLHQTNKLITTTIEYAVKQFYLLNRKPFILQMFGSVSAILDTDEDGTYGEAHKVQSSCLFNLLLSLEDPSPDPLNIAELVKEPKPLKAIDFCYHDEDDDVTVLDCITLCVMVVSYSAESTRGYQMLIILEAILPCYLQQIQSPSYIPLQGKSERDIILQLAVAIRTMVHNCEGLAKSYNGPYRNSPEHKGSSQRNCSRGPPCSPGLDFEEESHSKYLTDARTKNMMDSAEDSEMIRTEYRRPRDVLLSVVADFLTKSTARLAELAKKMPSDTKPTEVLDAKCHIRLADIAHSLLKVSPYDPESMACRGLQRYMQAVLPRAEWSNDTLRNALVTVLRRIDKVFLKISKKPSIRRNTDWEAAAGLLKGIHETIVRHSYVLHWQQMKTLISTVQNLIVNEPGSGIPEGVSSAGAALMSQNPPAFFCSAVVRLVALQVVSPVDCFSLVQICGGSAEFATQEKAEGFLMHLIMPLCLKVCSGRGVSDVGELKMTDVSFLLTAVLNAMSPPAGRTGQAVSQINRVTGDLRAGSLTFTGSRDAKRPARISGSLYQAAFLALRIVCICFESRLSNEWPRIVRVMRDLGRRNEAAPDLWSFMEFVVTHRTPLYIVLLPFILHKISQPPIGDHERHMQFIIRERLRGTPPQGGIKSKGALLLELARELRDLRDELEEKRYDRESSEQKKSDTPAATRTTTGQASHSHVSAVPIDSRSGSGGICTPSDTLSQQTLHPPRESLSSSSTGRDPHTTTSESQSGEADAGSAPTLVGPTPSGSGHHGSGGGGMGTSASAVPSHLSHSQSLQQAPFKAQPPKLRFVSSVEFRHSSGETSTTPLSPESPAEDSSGDHTRSRLQRSKAASRKTFRLKRSRLTPIEPPSIVTSQEEPPPQVQAKTLGEISWDSVSQTSSTSGYRDNNSLQTGLLSPDGSLGGLTLGRSPSQHSLLMVFEGQDEDTLI, from the exons aTGGTGACCACCAATGCAGCCGGAACGGGGACAGCTGCCACAACCAGCAACACcacgaacaacaacaacctgcagacaaacaacaacagccatggggcgaacaacaacaacgatgACTTTGACTTTGACCAGGATAGTGGCCTCCAGGACCTTGGCTTGCCCGTGTCCGTTCAAACCTTCCTGTGGCGTCAAATAGCACCCTTCATCCGGCCCAAGTTGGGCAAGCTGCACGAGTCCACCTGTCTG TTTTGTCAACATGCACCGGGACACCAT GAGTCGAAGGAAGCTTGCAAG TCCTTTGAGAAAGTTCTCGTGCAGAACATTCAGTTTGGTCTGTCACCTCCTCTGACCAAAGGATTGGGTGTGATTCCCCGATGGCGCCTGTTGCAAGGAGCTCTTCCCCACGTGATGCACGCCTGTGCCGCTCTACTCTACAATCGCGTCAAGGACATGCAGGCCATAGGCCCCGTGGAGACCAAACTCCTGTACACCATGCAGTGGATCCTTCTCTATGCCGCCGAGGAGTGTGCCGATGACGAGGGCGGCGAGGATCTGGCTTTGGGCGATGCAGCGGAACCCAAGTCCAAGTCAATAGATCAATACTTGTTCTCGGTGCCAACTATTACA CTCTTTGTGTACCTCTTTGCACCTATTATACACCATCTTAAGGAATCGGACTTCCAGAACTTTCGCCTGGAAAATGGCATTAAACTCTGGCAGGGAATGTGGGATAACCGAGCACCTGGTGCCCCCTGCTTTACAGCTCCTGTAAAACCCAAGGCCAGGAATCTCCTATGTGCACCCACTCCAAAAGGATCTACAGATGTTTTTCCTACCCGCAAGCATTCCCTCAGTGCAGATGCCATGTCCCCAAAAGCGGATTCACCTCAGAGTGGTATCTCTGACTATGGAAGGCAAGATGACGAG GGCTCTTGGGTTTCTTCCCCCAAGGAATTTGCCTTTCCCGAAACCATTCCAGAAGAAGCCTCCAGCGTGGAAGATGAACGTGTGGTCATATTTAGGCTGCCCTCGGCGCCACAATTAATGGATAACTCCTTCTTTACG GCCGATGCCAGTCtgctgcaacagcagcaatccCAGAGTCGTCGGGGAAGTCGCCAATCGATGAACTCCCGCGACAAGGACAAGGTGCCCTCCACCAAGTTCGAGTTCGATCAGCAGGAACTGATGCGTGGTGCCTCGATGAAGGAGAAGCGAAGTGCCTCCATTGAAAAGGAGACGGACTCGGACAAGTCAGAGAGTATCAAGGCAGATGTGTCGGCAGCCACTTTCCTGGATGTGGCTGTTCTGCGGTGTCTCTTTATCTCCCATTGGCAGGAGGAGGGCATCTTCTGGAGCCTGCAATATCTATATAATCG ACTTAGTGACATTGGTGAGGAAGCGGCCATCACATTAAACCAACCTCGCAAAAGGTCAAACTCCTTGCCCATACCACAAATCGAGATTTCACTGTACCAGGGACCTGGCAGCAATAGTCGTGATAGTCCAGGTAGCTCCGTGGTTAAGGACTACATTGAAATACCCGATCCATCACCTACAGTAACAGCGTGTGTAGCCG AAGAACCCCACAGCGCCCCAAGTACTACAGAAAGACGTGGCAGCGAGAAGAAGAAGCGCGTTAAGATGGCCGACTTAAGGGCCTTTGTAGAAACCAAGATGTTCTCCAAGTCGGAGAAGAATTTGGAAAAA GAGTACCATCGCAGCCTGGATACGGGCGAGAAGAAGCTATCGAGATCTGCTTCGATGATAAGTCGCGAACCAGCCAGTAATTTGATCAAGGGAAAATCCATGCCCAGTCTCAG CTGTCTGCTTGATAGCGG ATTTTACAGATACGTTGAGCCACCCAAGGCCCCAAGGCCATCGCAAGCCACCTGTCCGCGCTCCACGGCGTTTTATCCTAGGAATCCAATTATAACGGTTACGGAACACACCCCCACACCATCGCCCGATTATATGAAGCGACAG GGTTCCATTGACTCCCATCTGGATGCCCTGAGTAATGGCGGAAGTATTGCCGGCGTGGGTGGAAATGGAGGTGGTAATGGTAGTACGGGAATGGGCAGCACCACCACCCGCTATCGTGGTCAAATGCTGCGCTCCCACACGGACTCCCACATCGATTACACGGGTGTGGATGAGTCGGAGGCTCCGGGATCCTCCTTCTATATAACACGCGATGGTGGCATTGACTACGAGATTATCCTGCTGGCCATTAGTAATGTTTTCAAGCGAGATCCGGCGCAAGTTTGCTCTCTGCGTGTTTTGGAAGCGGGCTTGAATATTTGCGAACTACTCATTGAAATGGGTGTTCTCAAGTTGGGCGAACATGCTCACGAGATCTCGATGAGTATTACCAGGAGAGCTCTACAGGTCTTGGGATGTCCACACGGATGCAATGATG GTGTTCGAGGTCCTCCTGCCGACTTTCTGCGCAACCAGTGCCAGAAGATCCTGTCCCGCATGTTGAGGCAGGCGGGACAGAGGACCAAGCGCTTCATGCAGGAGATGGTGAAGACCTCCCCTTTGCCAGAACTCATCGACTACTTCCATGCCTTTCTGGCCTTCTGCGTGGACCCGAGCTCCCTGCTCTCACCCCTGA CTCATAAACGTCAGAGTGGATTTAAAAATGCTAACACCGATATTGGCGGCGTACCAGGTCAGGGCGGCTATTCGACCAATTTTAGCGGCGGCATGAGCGGCGGAGCCGAGGCCCAAGTGGTTGGAGCGGTCTTCAAGCCACTGGTCAGCCGGTTTGTGGAGGCCAGCAAGGATCTGAAGGGTCCGGAGAACATAGCCCTCTACGGGGACATCCGGCAGCTGGTCACGTATGTGAAGGGCGCCCACGGCGGTCCATTTCGTTTGGTGGCCCTCAGCGGAATATTGGCAGTTACTCCAAGGCCCCATAAAAAGGGTCCTTCGGCACAGACCACTCGCGTTATAAG ACACATTCCCCAGGCGAATGTAAGCCAGAGCCTGCAGAACGACGACAACCGTTCCCAACGACGTCTCCTCCTGAAGAAGCGCAGCACCTCATCTGCCTGCGCCGTG AGCCTGCTGGAGACGGAGGCGTGCGAGGAGCACTACAAGACCAGCCAGTCGCCGCTGAGCAACTTCCGGCGGCGGACCACGGGAGTCCGGCCCACCTTGACCCCGCGGCACAGCGAACGAGCCCTGCTGTCCGACTCCACGTCCAGCTCGGAACGCAATTCGCTGGGACGGCTCAGCGGCTTGGTGCGCTGGTTCCGCGGCACGCCCAAGGAGGCCTCCTCCATCGATCTGGAGATCGGGTCGCTCAACCCGGAGATCTCCTCCACGTTCATGCGGCACGCCTCGCTGAAGATCCAGCGCGGACGGTCGAGCGATGGCATTGGGCGGTCCATTCAGCGTGCCAAGCGACGCGTCGAGCGGCGGCTGAACCGTTTCGGCGGCATTGTGAAGGGCAAGAAGAAGGTGGGCGGCATCGAGGAGACGGCGGACTTCAGCCGTCGCTCCTCCTCGGACATGTGCGACGGGCCGCGTGAGTCGGAGGTGGTCATCCTGAAGGAGCGCAAGTTGGTGCCCACCGAACCGGTGCGCGTGGGCATGTTGCGTCTATCCTTCCTGCTGGAGACCTGTGCACCCGGCTCCTTTCCCGATCCTCAGCTGGTGGCCGCCGTCCTGGATCTG CCCCAAGCTCCCCTCGTAGCCAGGGCCACGTTCCTGCTGGAGTGCGCCCACTTTGTCCATCTGTGCAACAAGGGTCAGTGGCCCGCCTGGATGAAACAGAACGTGGGCAGCTACCGTGCATCGGGTGCCAACATTAATATCAACCAGATGAAGCAACAGGTGAGCCAAACGAGCGCCAGAAGAACCCACATTCTGCAGCGGGCTGCCGGAAAGATGTTCCATCAATGGGCTGAGATGGTGGGTGCCAggctggaggagatcctctTTACCGAGCGACTGCAGTACGAGGCCGTCAATGCCAGTCTCACAGATCCCGAGAAGCAGCGAGAGCTACTGCAGcaggacgaggaggaggacttCCTGGACGAGACCTCGGTGAATCCACATGGCAACGATTGTCCGCACTCCCTGAAGCTTATTGCCTGTGTGCTGCTCTTCGAGATTACGGCCTTCCTGAGGGACACCTATCTGATGCTGCCCAAGACATCCAAGCTGATCCATCGCGACAAGCCGGCGCCCTGGGAGAAGGTGTACCGCGAGGCCAATCGCCGTTGGTCCATGGCCCTCAGTTCCATGGGTCACTCGCAGACCTCCGCCCAGAGCCTGCAGTCGATAGCAGCGGGAAACGATGGAGCCGGCCAGTCAGAGCGGAAGATATCCTTTGTGCTCCATGAACCGGACAATGAGTCGGAGAACAGTAGCAACACAACGCTGACCAAGGAGGGCGAAGAAG CTCGTCGACCCACTGCATCGGCTGTACGTCCATTCCTTTTAAGACGTGGCACAGCCACCACAACTGGAGGATCCTTCAAGCGCCGCTCTCTAAAGCTACGTCGCAACACCAAAGACAGCAAGGACATAGAAACCGATT TCAACATGCAATCGCGAAGGAAGGTATCCTCGCTCTCGGATCGCAGTGACACCTCGGAACAGGGCATGATCAGTGGGGGCGAGGAGTCACCTGGGATCCTCAGCGACGATCAGCAGCCGGAGTCACCCACTGATTCCAATGAGAACGATGATACGGCCAAGAATATGCCCTGGCTGAAGGCCATCATCGATCTGATGTCCAGTTACAACTATTACTGTACTCACAAAGGATATTGCCATCCCTTCTGCTACAAACGACACATGCGATCCTGCACTCGGTTGGTCAAGGCCGCAAGGAAG GTTTATGGCGAGGAATTTGGCTTTACCTTCGATGCGGATCATCCTAATGTGGAACCTACTATAATAACCTCCGGTAAGCCCCATACTTCACGAGCCCGCTCCACTCGCAAAGTATCGGAGCAGAGTTCCACCCAAACATCTCCGTCTAAGCGTAAGGATAGCTTGTCCCGGAAAGATCG CATAAGTGATGATCCCGACTTGGAAATGGCGGAGAAGTTAGCCAAAGCTTTTCGCCAGGAGAAGGAAAAGAAGATGCAGGAGGAACCACCAATACTCAAGTTCATCCGCATCCACATACGCAACTTGTTCCACTTTCCATTGGCCACCCTGCTAAAGGGAGCTGTTGTCCTCACCGAAGAGATGGTCATCGAGGCAATGCCCGCCGCTTGGGAACTTCTCCTAGAAACGAATCACGATACGGCCACCTCAAGTGCCGCTGTATTCTTGATGGGTTCGGTGAAGGCCCAGAACTTCGCTTTCGACATCATGCAGCGGGCACTGAAGCACAAGGATCCGGACATAAGGATTGGTGCCATTCAGCGATATCTGGTGCTGTGGAAGTGCCGTTTCCATGTCTGGCCGCGAATGGAGGAGAATGCACATGATGTGACCTTCAAGGTGCCACCGGGTGGCATTGAATTCACACTACCCTCACCCAAGATTGGCATTGAAAGTCTGCCGGTGGTGGATCCACCCTGGATGCCAGTGCAGCAGACCAAGGACATGGACGTCACCCTTAACCAAGATAGACAT AGATCCCTAGTCACCGCCACCAAGAGCCGTAAGATGCAGCAGACGGAGGCCATTCGGAATGCGTTGCGCCAGCAGAGGGACAAACAAAGGGCAGAGCGACATAGCTTCCTGATCACCATGATACCCATAAGCCAACAGGCCTCCCATGAGCCCGGAATGGAGAAGCTGGAGGACCATGAGATCGAGGAGGATCTTGATGGAACGCGCATGTCCTCGCACCTGCACCACGCCCACTCGCTCTTTCCCTCCGTCCTCTGCTCCTCCGTGATGCAGATTGTCGGTTGTCTGGACGATGCAGCCATCGGATCGGATGGTAATGCGGTATACGAGATAGCCTACCAGGTGATCTGGGTTTGTTTGGTGGAGGAGTCAGCCCTGTTCCTGCGCTATGTGTTCGAGCGTCTAACTCGTGATCGTCAGGATCAGATGTTCAAGCTGCTGCGACACCTCATTCGATTTGTCCCACGTCTGCCGCAACAGGCGGCATTTGCCCTCTACAACTCCATTATTGGGTACATCATGTTCTATGTGCGATCTTCCAACGAATTGAAGCAAGAG CTTGTTGGCTCAGCTTTATCTGTTCTCTGGATGGTGGTGCACTCGGTGCATGGCATTATGTTCAAGGATCTAAAGCAGATTCTGCGTAAGGAGCAATGCGATGCTTCTATCCTACTAACTGCAAATGTGCCCGCAGCCAAGAAGATTGTAGTACATGGACCTGCTGATGATGACTACAACATACCCTCTCAGTTTCCAGTGCAGGAGGACACTCTGTTCTGTCAGCTGCTCAAGGAGGCCCTGGATTACTATCCCATCGATGAGAAGAACACCAGTCACTACTGCTTGGTAGATTACAAGAGCA GCAAGATTCTAAATCCCAATTGGTACATTCGTGATTTGTACTTCTTCAAGAGGTCCCAATACCCGGAGGTGCGTCTCATGTTGATGCGTCCGGAAGAGTCCTTCCTGGCCCTGCAGAAACAAGAGCTAACCAAGAAGTTCGTGGAGATTGGAAAGGTCCATTTGACCTGGGCTATCCTCAAAAACGTGGACATGGTGGTGCAGCGGGTGGTGTTCCTGCACGAGGAGCTGATGAAGCTGCCCTCCTTCCCGCGCAAGGCACTCGAGGTGGATCTGGATCTGCACCATGGTGGCGAGTACGGAAAGGTGCTGCTCGGGTTGGACGTCCTGCACAAGTTCATGTGGGTGCGTCTGATCGCCCGCATGTTCGAGGCCATGGCTGGGAATTTCGCCTACTCAGCGGACATCCAACTCTTTCTGAACGTACTTTCCGGCGCCTCCATTCTGCATGCCGAAGATTCGTGCATCATGCGCTATGTGATGGCCACCTTCATCAACGCCGCCTTCAACTTCAAGAACATCTTCTCCACGAACGGTTACTTTATGATAATGCCCACCCTGTTGCAAGTCTATTCATTGCATCAGACCAACAAGCTGATCACCACTACTATTGAATATGCTGTAAAGCAGTTCTATCTGCTGAATCGGAAGCCTTTCATTCTGCAAATGTTTGGTTCCGTTTCCGCCATTCTCGACACGGACGAAGATGGCACTTATGGTGAGGCCCACAAAGTGCAGTCGAGCTGCCTGTTCAATCTGCTCCTCAGTCTGGAGGATCCCTCGCCGGATCCTCTAAATATTGCGGAACTGGTCAAGGAACCCAAACCCCTGAAGGCCATTGACTTTTGTTACCACGACGAGGATGACGACGTCACCGTGTTGGACTGCATAACACTTTGCGTAATGGTGGTATCCTACTCCGCCGAAAGCACACGAGGATACCAAATGCTA ATCATTTTAGAGGCCATTCTACCCTGTTatcttcagcaaatccaatCGCCCAGCTATATTCCACTACAGGGAAAGTCCGAGCGAGATATTATCCTCCAGCTGGCAGTGGCTATTCGCACCATGGTCCACAACTGCGAGGGTCTGGCCAAAAGCTACAATGGACCCTATCGAAACAGTCCAGAGCACAAGGGATCCTCGCAGCGCAACTGCAGCAGGGGACCACCCTGTTCCCCTGGTCTGGACTTCGAGGAGGAGTCACATTCGAAATACTTGACCGATGCCCGCACTAAGAATATGATGGACTCGGCAGAGGATTCGGAAATGATACGCACCGAATACCGGAGACCCCGCGACGTTTTGCTCTCCGTGGTGGCTGATTTCCTGACCAAGTCCACTGCTCGCCTGGCGGAGCTGGCCAAAAAGATGCCCAGTGATACGAAACCCACAGAGGTTCTGGACGCCAAGTGCCACATTCGTTTGGCGGACATTGCCCACTCCCTGCTAAAGGTTTCTCCCTACGATCCGGAGTCCATGGCCTGCCGGGGTCTGCAGCGCTATATGCAGGCTGTCCTTCCACGGGCTGAGTGGTCCAACGATACATTACGCAACGCACTGGTCACCGTCCTGCGGCGCATCGACAAGGTCTTTCTCAAGATCTCAAAGAAACCATCTATCAGGAGGAACACGGACTGGGAGGCGGCCGCCGGACTGCTGAAGGGCATCCACGAGACGATCGTTCGGCACTCGTACGTGCTGCACTGGCAGCAGATGAAAACGCTCATTAGTACGGTGCAAAATCTGATCGTCAACGAGCCCGGATCCGGCATCCCCGAGGGCGTCTCCAGCGCAGGAGCAGCGCTCATGTCTCAGAATCCACCGGCCTTTTTCTGCTCGGCCGTGGTGCGTTTGGTGGCCCTGCAGGTGGTCAGCCCCGTGGACTGTTTCTCCCTCGTCCAGATTTGCGGCGGGAGTGCCGAGTTTGCCACGCAGGAAAAGGCCGAAGGCTTTCTAATGCATCTGATAATGCCACTGTGTCTGAAGGTTTGCTCGGGCCGAGGCGTTTCCGACGTGGGCGAATTGAAGATGACGGACGTCTCCTTCCTGCTGACTGCCGTGCTGAATGCGATGAGTCCGCCGGCGGGTCGAACCGGCCAGGCCGTGTCCCAGATAAACCGGGTAACCGGCGACCTACGCGCCGGCTCGCTCACTTTCACCGGCAGTCGGGATGCCAAGCGCCCAGCTCGCATCTCCGGTTCCCTCTACCAGGCCGCCTTCCTGGCCCTGCGAATCGTGTGCATCTGCTTCGAGAGCCGGCTCTCCAACGAGTGGCCGCGCATTGTCCGTGTGATGAGGGATCTCGGAAGGCGCAACGAGGCCGCACCGGACCTCTGGAGCTTCATGGAGTTCGTGGTGACCCATCGAACGCCCCTGTACATTGTCCTGCTGCCCTTCATCCTACACAAG ATATCCCAACCACCGATTGGCGATCACGAGCGGCACATGCAGTTCATCATCAGGGAGCGACTGCGTGGAACTCCGCCGCAGGGCGGTATCAAGTCCAAGGGAGCCCTGCTGCTGGAACTGGCCCGGGAGCTGCGTGACCTGCGCGACGAGCTGGAGGAGAAGCGATACG ATCGCGAGAGTTCCGAGCAAAAGAAGAGCGACACACCGGCGGCAACTA GAACCACCACCGGCCAGGCCTCGCACTCCCACGTCTCCGCGGTGCCGATCGACTCGCGCAGCGGATCCGGCGGGATCTGCACGCCCAGCGACACGCTGTCGCAGCAGACGCTGCACCCGCCGCGGGAGTCGCTCTCGAGCAGCTCCACGGGCCGGGATCCGCACACGACGACCAGCGAGAGCCAGAGCGGCGAGGCGGATGCAGGATCGGCGCCCACCTTGGTGGGGCCCACGCCGAGCGGATCGGGTCACCATGGATCGGGCGGCGGCGGTATGGGTACCTCCGCTTCCGCCGTGCCCTCGCATCTCTCGCATTCGCAGTCGTTGCAGCAGGCTCCCTTCAAGGCCCAGCCTCCCAAATTGCGCTTCGTCTCGTCCGTGGAGTTCCGCCACTCCTCCGGTGAGACCTCCACCACGCCCCTCTCGCCGGAGAGTCCAGCGGAGGACAGTTCCGGTGATCACACGAGGTCAAGGCTGCAGCGTTCGAAGGCGGCCAGCCGGAAGACCTTCAGGCTGAAGCGAAGTCGCCTGACGCCCATAGAACCACCCAGCATT GTCACCTCCCAGGAGGAGCCACCGCCGCAGGTACAGGCCAAGACCCTGGGCGAGATTTCCTGGGACTCGGTTTCGCAGACATCCTCGACTTCCGGCTATCGGGACAACAACAGCCTGCAGACGGGCCTTCTCTCGCCGGATGGCTCCTTGGGTGGACTGACCCTGGGTCGCTCACCCTCGCAGCACTCGCTTTTAATGGTCTTCGAGGGGCAGGATGAGGACACCCTCATTTAA